In Peromyscus maniculatus bairdii isolate BWxNUB_F1_BW_parent chromosome 21, HU_Pman_BW_mat_3.1, whole genome shotgun sequence, one DNA window encodes the following:
- the Hnrnph3 gene encoding heterogeneous nuclear ribonucleoprotein H3 isoform X1: MCLFVFIAFKSSGIEMDWVMKHNGPNDASDGTVRLRGLPFGCSKEEIVQFFQGLEIVPNGITLTMDYQGRSTGEAFVQFASKEIAENALGKHKERIGHRYIEIFRSSRSEIKGFYDPPRRLLGQRPGPYDRPIGGRGGYYGAGRGSMYDRMRRGGDGYDGGYGGFDDYGGYNNYGYGNDGFDDRMRDGRGMGGHGYGGAGDASSGFHGGHFVHMRGLPFRATENDIANFFSPLNPIRVHIDIGADGRATGEADVEFVTHEDAVAAMSKDKNNMQHRYIELFLNSTPGGGSGMGGSGMGGYGRDGMDNQGGYGSVGRMGMGNNYSGGYGTPDGLGGYGRGGGGSGGYYGQGGMSGGGWRGMY; this comes from the exons atgtgcttgtttgttttcatagcaTTTAAATCAAGCGGTATTGAAATGGATTGGGTTATGAAACATAATGGTCCAAATGACGCTAGTGATGGCACAGTGCGACTTCGAGGACTGCCATTTGGTTGCAGCAAAGAGGAGATAGTTCAGTTCTTTCAAG GGTTGGAAATCGTGCCAAATGGGATAACATTGACGATGGACTACCAGGGGAGAAGCACAGGGGAGGCCTTCGTGCAGTTTGCTTCAAAGGAGATAGCAGAAAATGCTCTGGGGAAACACAAGGAAAGAATAGGGCACAG GTATATTGAGATCTTCAGGAGTAGCAGGAGTGAAATCAAAGGATTTTATGATCCACCAAGAAGACTGCTGGGACAGCGACCGGGACCATATGATAGACcaataggaggaagagggggtTATTATGGAGCTGGGCGTGGAAGTATGTATGACAGAATGCGACGAGGAGGTGATGGATATGATGGTG GCTATGGAGGTTTTGATGACTATGGTGGCTATAATAATTATGGCTATGGAAATGATGGCTTTGATGACAGGATGAGAGATGGAAGAG GCATGGGAGGACATGGCTATGGTGGAGCTGGTGATGCGAGTTCAGGTTTCCATGGTGGTCATTTTGTGCACATGAGAGGGCTGCCTTTTCGTGCGACTGAAAATGATATTGCTAAT TTCTTCTCACCACTCAATCCAATCCGAGTTCATATTGACATTGGAGCTGATGGCAGAGCAACAGGAGAGGCAGATGTAGAGTTTGTGACCCATGAAGATGCGGTGGCTGCCATGTCTAAAGATAAAAACAACATGC aacatcGATATATTGAACTCTTCTTGAATTCCACTCCTGGAGGTGGCTCTGGAATGGGAGGTTCCGGAATGGGAGGCTATGGCAGAGATGGAATGG ATAATCAAGGAGGCTATGGCTCTGTCGGGAGAATGGGAATGGGGAACAACTACAGTGGAGGATACGGCACTCCTGATGGCTTGGGAGGTTACG GTCGTGGTGGTGGAGGCAGTGGAGGTTACTATGGGCAAGGTGGAATGAGTGGAGGTGGATGGCGTGGGATGTACTGA
- the Hnrnph3 gene encoding heterogeneous nuclear ribonucleoprotein H3 isoform X3 — MCLFVFIAFKSSGIEMDWVMKHNGPNDASDGTVRLRGLPFGCSKEEIVQFFQGLEIVPNGITLTMDYQGRSTGEAFVQFASKEIAENALGKHKERIGHRYIEIFRSSRSEIKGFYDPPRRLLGQRPGPYDRPIGGRGGYYGAGRGSYGGFDDYGGYNNYGYGNDGFDDRMRDGRGMGGHGYGGAGDASSGFHGGHFVHMRGLPFRATENDIANFFSPLNPIRVHIDIGADGRATGEADVEFVTHEDAVAAMSKDKNNMQHRYIELFLNSTPGGGSGMGGSGMGGYGRDGMDNQGGYGSVGRMGMGNNYSGGYGTPDGLGGYGRGGGGSGGYYGQGGMSGGGWRGMY, encoded by the exons atgtgcttgtttgttttcatagcaTTTAAATCAAGCGGTATTGAAATGGATTGGGTTATGAAACATAATGGTCCAAATGACGCTAGTGATGGCACAGTGCGACTTCGAGGACTGCCATTTGGTTGCAGCAAAGAGGAGATAGTTCAGTTCTTTCAAG GGTTGGAAATCGTGCCAAATGGGATAACATTGACGATGGACTACCAGGGGAGAAGCACAGGGGAGGCCTTCGTGCAGTTTGCTTCAAAGGAGATAGCAGAAAATGCTCTGGGGAAACACAAGGAAAGAATAGGGCACAG GTATATTGAGATCTTCAGGAGTAGCAGGAGTGAAATCAAAGGATTTTATGATCCACCAAGAAGACTGCTGGGACAGCGACCGGGACCATATGATAGACcaataggaggaagagggggtTATTATGGAGCTGGGCGTGGAA GCTATGGAGGTTTTGATGACTATGGTGGCTATAATAATTATGGCTATGGAAATGATGGCTTTGATGACAGGATGAGAGATGGAAGAG GCATGGGAGGACATGGCTATGGTGGAGCTGGTGATGCGAGTTCAGGTTTCCATGGTGGTCATTTTGTGCACATGAGAGGGCTGCCTTTTCGTGCGACTGAAAATGATATTGCTAAT TTCTTCTCACCACTCAATCCAATCCGAGTTCATATTGACATTGGAGCTGATGGCAGAGCAACAGGAGAGGCAGATGTAGAGTTTGTGACCCATGAAGATGCGGTGGCTGCCATGTCTAAAGATAAAAACAACATGC aacatcGATATATTGAACTCTTCTTGAATTCCACTCCTGGAGGTGGCTCTGGAATGGGAGGTTCCGGAATGGGAGGCTATGGCAGAGATGGAATGG ATAATCAAGGAGGCTATGGCTCTGTCGGGAGAATGGGAATGGGGAACAACTACAGTGGAGGATACGGCACTCCTGATGGCTTGGGAGGTTACG GTCGTGGTGGTGGAGGCAGTGGAGGTTACTATGGGCAAGGTGGAATGAGTGGAGGTGGATGGCGTGGGATGTACTGA
- the Hnrnph3 gene encoding heterogeneous nuclear ribonucleoprotein H3 isoform X4 — MDWVMKHNGPNDASDGTVRLRGLPFGCSKEEIVQFFQGLEIVPNGITLTMDYQGRSTGEAFVQFASKEIAENALGKHKERIGHRYIEIFRSSRSEIKGFYDPPRRLLGQRPGPYDRPIGGRGGYYGAGRGSYGGFDDYGGYNNYGYGNDGFDDRMRDGRGMGGHGYGGAGDASSGFHGGHFVHMRGLPFRATENDIANFFSPLNPIRVHIDIGADGRATGEADVEFVTHEDAVAAMSKDKNNMQHRYIELFLNSTPGGGSGMGGSGMGGYGRDGMDNQGGYGSVGRMGMGNNYSGGYGTPDGLGGYGRGGGGSGGYYGQGGMSGGGWRGMY; from the exons ATGGATTGGGTTATGAAACATAATGGTCCAAATGACGCTAGTGATGGCACAGTGCGACTTCGAGGACTGCCATTTGGTTGCAGCAAAGAGGAGATAGTTCAGTTCTTTCAAG GGTTGGAAATCGTGCCAAATGGGATAACATTGACGATGGACTACCAGGGGAGAAGCACAGGGGAGGCCTTCGTGCAGTTTGCTTCAAAGGAGATAGCAGAAAATGCTCTGGGGAAACACAAGGAAAGAATAGGGCACAG GTATATTGAGATCTTCAGGAGTAGCAGGAGTGAAATCAAAGGATTTTATGATCCACCAAGAAGACTGCTGGGACAGCGACCGGGACCATATGATAGACcaataggaggaagagggggtTATTATGGAGCTGGGCGTGGAA GCTATGGAGGTTTTGATGACTATGGTGGCTATAATAATTATGGCTATGGAAATGATGGCTTTGATGACAGGATGAGAGATGGAAGAG GCATGGGAGGACATGGCTATGGTGGAGCTGGTGATGCGAGTTCAGGTTTCCATGGTGGTCATTTTGTGCACATGAGAGGGCTGCCTTTTCGTGCGACTGAAAATGATATTGCTAAT TTCTTCTCACCACTCAATCCAATCCGAGTTCATATTGACATTGGAGCTGATGGCAGAGCAACAGGAGAGGCAGATGTAGAGTTTGTGACCCATGAAGATGCGGTGGCTGCCATGTCTAAAGATAAAAACAACATGC aacatcGATATATTGAACTCTTCTTGAATTCCACTCCTGGAGGTGGCTCTGGAATGGGAGGTTCCGGAATGGGAGGCTATGGCAGAGATGGAATGG ATAATCAAGGAGGCTATGGCTCTGTCGGGAGAATGGGAATGGGGAACAACTACAGTGGAGGATACGGCACTCCTGATGGCTTGGGAGGTTACG GTCGTGGTGGTGGAGGCAGTGGAGGTTACTATGGGCAAGGTGGAATGAGTGGAGGTGGATGGCGTGGGATGTACTGA
- the Hnrnph3 gene encoding heterogeneous nuclear ribonucleoprotein H3 isoform X2, which translates to MDWVMKHNGPNDASDGTVRLRGLPFGCSKEEIVQFFQGLEIVPNGITLTMDYQGRSTGEAFVQFASKEIAENALGKHKERIGHRYIEIFRSSRSEIKGFYDPPRRLLGQRPGPYDRPIGGRGGYYGAGRGSMYDRMRRGGDGYDGGYGGFDDYGGYNNYGYGNDGFDDRMRDGRGMGGHGYGGAGDASSGFHGGHFVHMRGLPFRATENDIANFFSPLNPIRVHIDIGADGRATGEADVEFVTHEDAVAAMSKDKNNMQHRYIELFLNSTPGGGSGMGGSGMGGYGRDGMDNQGGYGSVGRMGMGNNYSGGYGTPDGLGGYGRGGGGSGGYYGQGGMSGGGWRGMY; encoded by the exons ATGGATTGGGTTATGAAACATAATGGTCCAAATGACGCTAGTGATGGCACAGTGCGACTTCGAGGACTGCCATTTGGTTGCAGCAAAGAGGAGATAGTTCAGTTCTTTCAAG GGTTGGAAATCGTGCCAAATGGGATAACATTGACGATGGACTACCAGGGGAGAAGCACAGGGGAGGCCTTCGTGCAGTTTGCTTCAAAGGAGATAGCAGAAAATGCTCTGGGGAAACACAAGGAAAGAATAGGGCACAG GTATATTGAGATCTTCAGGAGTAGCAGGAGTGAAATCAAAGGATTTTATGATCCACCAAGAAGACTGCTGGGACAGCGACCGGGACCATATGATAGACcaataggaggaagagggggtTATTATGGAGCTGGGCGTGGAAGTATGTATGACAGAATGCGACGAGGAGGTGATGGATATGATGGTG GCTATGGAGGTTTTGATGACTATGGTGGCTATAATAATTATGGCTATGGAAATGATGGCTTTGATGACAGGATGAGAGATGGAAGAG GCATGGGAGGACATGGCTATGGTGGAGCTGGTGATGCGAGTTCAGGTTTCCATGGTGGTCATTTTGTGCACATGAGAGGGCTGCCTTTTCGTGCGACTGAAAATGATATTGCTAAT TTCTTCTCACCACTCAATCCAATCCGAGTTCATATTGACATTGGAGCTGATGGCAGAGCAACAGGAGAGGCAGATGTAGAGTTTGTGACCCATGAAGATGCGGTGGCTGCCATGTCTAAAGATAAAAACAACATGC aacatcGATATATTGAACTCTTCTTGAATTCCACTCCTGGAGGTGGCTCTGGAATGGGAGGTTCCGGAATGGGAGGCTATGGCAGAGATGGAATGG ATAATCAAGGAGGCTATGGCTCTGTCGGGAGAATGGGAATGGGGAACAACTACAGTGGAGGATACGGCACTCCTGATGGCTTGGGAGGTTACG GTCGTGGTGGTGGAGGCAGTGGAGGTTACTATGGGCAAGGTGGAATGAGTGGAGGTGGATGGCGTGGGATGTACTGA
- the Hnrnph3 gene encoding heterogeneous nuclear ribonucleoprotein H3 isoform X5: MYDRMRRGGDGYDGGYGGFDDYGGYNNYGYGNDGFDDRMRDGRGMGGHGYGGAGDASSGFHGGHFVHMRGLPFRATENDIANFFSPLNPIRVHIDIGADGRATGEADVEFVTHEDAVAAMSKDKNNMQHRYIELFLNSTPGGGSGMGGSGMGGYGRDGMDNQGGYGSVGRMGMGNNYSGGYGTPDGLGGYGRGGGGSGGYYGQGGMSGGGWRGMY; encoded by the exons ATGTATGACAGAATGCGACGAGGAGGTGATGGATATGATGGTG GCTATGGAGGTTTTGATGACTATGGTGGCTATAATAATTATGGCTATGGAAATGATGGCTTTGATGACAGGATGAGAGATGGAAGAG GCATGGGAGGACATGGCTATGGTGGAGCTGGTGATGCGAGTTCAGGTTTCCATGGTGGTCATTTTGTGCACATGAGAGGGCTGCCTTTTCGTGCGACTGAAAATGATATTGCTAAT TTCTTCTCACCACTCAATCCAATCCGAGTTCATATTGACATTGGAGCTGATGGCAGAGCAACAGGAGAGGCAGATGTAGAGTTTGTGACCCATGAAGATGCGGTGGCTGCCATGTCTAAAGATAAAAACAACATGC aacatcGATATATTGAACTCTTCTTGAATTCCACTCCTGGAGGTGGCTCTGGAATGGGAGGTTCCGGAATGGGAGGCTATGGCAGAGATGGAATGG ATAATCAAGGAGGCTATGGCTCTGTCGGGAGAATGGGAATGGGGAACAACTACAGTGGAGGATACGGCACTCCTGATGGCTTGGGAGGTTACG GTCGTGGTGGTGGAGGCAGTGGAGGTTACTATGGGCAAGGTGGAATGAGTGGAGGTGGATGGCGTGGGATGTACTGA
- the Hnrnph3 gene encoding heterogeneous nuclear ribonucleoprotein H3 isoform X6, with product MRDGRGMGGHGYGGAGDASSGFHGGHFVHMRGLPFRATENDIANFFSPLNPIRVHIDIGADGRATGEADVEFVTHEDAVAAMSKDKNNMQHRYIELFLNSTPGGGSGMGGSGMGGYGRDGMDNQGGYGSVGRMGMGNNYSGGYGTPDGLGGYGRGGGGSGGYYGQGGMSGGGWRGMY from the exons ATGAGAGATGGAAGAG GCATGGGAGGACATGGCTATGGTGGAGCTGGTGATGCGAGTTCAGGTTTCCATGGTGGTCATTTTGTGCACATGAGAGGGCTGCCTTTTCGTGCGACTGAAAATGATATTGCTAAT TTCTTCTCACCACTCAATCCAATCCGAGTTCATATTGACATTGGAGCTGATGGCAGAGCAACAGGAGAGGCAGATGTAGAGTTTGTGACCCATGAAGATGCGGTGGCTGCCATGTCTAAAGATAAAAACAACATGC aacatcGATATATTGAACTCTTCTTGAATTCCACTCCTGGAGGTGGCTCTGGAATGGGAGGTTCCGGAATGGGAGGCTATGGCAGAGATGGAATGG ATAATCAAGGAGGCTATGGCTCTGTCGGGAGAATGGGAATGGGGAACAACTACAGTGGAGGATACGGCACTCCTGATGGCTTGGGAGGTTACG GTCGTGGTGGTGGAGGCAGTGGAGGTTACTATGGGCAAGGTGGAATGAGTGGAGGTGGATGGCGTGGGATGTACTGA